The DNA sequence AACTTAGACgtttgttttcattttattttacacccaaaaattaaacctttcaatatatcaatggaacaattttatattaGTAGttatattaaatttatatgGATAATAGTATCCCATAATAATTCCTttcaacaatcaattaaatctttccaacattttaataataaatatgggaaatttattcaaaaattaattcttaattctcaattatcatcaactaatttaatgattagtctatattatttatataaacaTTATCATATCAATAATGTTTTACTACATAAACATGAttaccatcaccaccactcCTCAGCACAAGAAGAAAGTTTTAAAGAAGATAatgatttgtttaattcTATGCTAATATATAATGTCATAATATCATTGGtattatctaataaatcatttgatGATCAATCATATACTTTAAAAACTTGgttaattattattgacaaTACAAATGcaaatacaaatacaaatacattaaacaataacaataccaataataataccattaataatacttctaataaatcattaattaatattgatttaaaattattaaatcatttagaaaattattttttatcatcattaaattttaaattatcatttattgatatttctataaatcatcaattttggaaaattttatcaaattgtaaaatatttcgaattaatcaaacaatattaaataaatttaaacaattagTTATGATAACTAATACTAATACTAATACTAATACTAATACAACTACCCCAACTATCAATAATACTACGACTATTACGCCTACCGTGcctactactactactactactactacaaatcaattgaataatgttaattataagaataatattgttttatcaccattaccaacaacaccaatatCTTCATCTATGGTATCAACAAATATTAGATTTGCTACTAGTACtacaactactactattactactaataataattataaagttgttggtaataatggtaataatggtaataattgttataataataatattattaccCCATTTACTAATTATTCATCAACTCCAGCAGTACATATTAATGgtcataatcataatcataatcataatcataatcatagTCATAATCTTAGTCATAATCATGGTAAAAGTATTAGCAGTATCAGTATCAGtaagaataataagaataataataatttctcATCACCattgaataatatttctACATTTTCATCACCTTTAAATTATCCATTAACTCCATCAACTCCTTGTTATGATGATactaataacaacaacaatagtagtagtagtggttATCCTTATGGTTgtatgaaaaaaagaagaattatgagtaataataataataataataataataactacAACAGTAATTGTCAAATTAAAtctcattattatttaccaTCATATCAACCACAACCAAAACCACAACCAAAACCTCAacctcaacaacaaccacaacaacaacaacaaattatgTTGTTACCATCACAAGAATTTACTTTTACTCAACCAatacaatatcaatatcaatatcaatatcaatatcaatatcaatatcaatatcaatatccgttaccattaccattaccacaacaacaacaaaatttaCCTACAATGCCAATTCAAACagtaccaccaccatcatcatcatcatcaatacaATATGTTTCATCAATTCCAtttacaaataataataataattgtaattaTAATAGTCTTATTAATGGTATGTCTATTGGAGGAATAGGAACTAATTCCATCATTTCTACTGGTGGTGATAGTGGTGTTGCTGCCCCTACTTTTCAAAAACCAATGGTTATGATGATGCCATATTATCCattacaacaaccacaaccacagccacaacaacaatttaatttattttaacagagacatatatatatatatagatatagatatagatatataaaTACACATTTATTAGATGTGATAGttagtatatatatataggtGGGGGGAAAGAGAATCTTTAATGAAGATatgaataatgaaatttccaaaaaaaaaaaaaactgcaACATACACTTTAAACATTTGTCtcttttaatattattgaagaagaaatggaaatcctttaatataataatacacTTACATACCTACATACCCTACATACCTACACACCTACACTTTGTAAAGTATGAGATGTTTGCCTTTCATTATGATTATTGCCATAGTGAGGGGTGGGAGCAGTGGGGTGGGTGCATATATTTCATCAtccattatcattatcattatcatcttATCTAAAACACGACGACAACGACAACGACAACGACaacgacgacgacgatgatgatgatgatgacaaCTTATCATAAAGATTTTCTCTCTTCTTTAGTTTtctgtatttttttttcattttttttttatttttttttttttcaatttggcTGCAATTTGTGTTGTGTGTGGTTTGggaaatttctttttttcttcttcttctaaaaaaaaggcTTAAAAGAATCTTACATATAAACACCACCACATGTTAATATAAAgtcatcattttcttttcttcttacTTACACAATCTAGTTTAAacttattatcattatcgtcatcatcatcagctTATACACATATATAGTTccatttgttattattattattattattattattattattactattattattcaaataataaagaatgGATGAGAAAGGGGAGGAGGGAGCGGGATATGTATGTGtaacaatcaataaattacgggaataaaaaaaaaacatggCGATAGAGGTTCTTAATTCAAgtacaaacaacaacaaccagcAGAATGTACACctacaaacaacaacaacaacaacaacaacaataataataataataatactattaGTGGATCACACAAATTTTgaatagtagtaatagtaatagttagcattattgttattatatttcaaattaatgacaataaatgaatatatGTGAATACGTGGATACGTGGATACGTGGATATAAAAGTAACGtataaaagaagaataagaTGAACAAGATGATGAGATCACGCATATACACACAAAAGGAACAACATAAGAATATAGTActactagtagtagtagtagtagtagtagtaaatAATATCTAACAAGTgttaataaacaatatgaatataatttaataaaaggAAACAAACGGAcgtaacaaaaaaaaggaaggaaaaaaaaaaaccgtTATTTTTCTCTTGATTCCCaataatacaatacaatacaatataatataatacaaTAACATAATTTAATGTTATtgtattaatatatttgattgttaTATCCCGAGaagttttcaatatatatatatctatataatatatatttgttattgtgatttcctttgtttgtttttagttttcgTAAACAGTATATTAGAAACTCCCTTTATGATTTgtaaatttatataaaacTACAAACTTGTtacaaaatcatcatcatcatcatcacatTGTTTATGGGATATGCTTGCCTAGTAGTATCTCTATTTCTATTGTTTaggtagtagtagtagtaatagtagtagtagtagttgttgttgttgttgttgcaacAATCACCGACTTGACAACGTTTATATAttacaaaaagaatattgtattcttattattattattcttattattattattattattattattattattattattattattattattcatcCTCCtcttccaaaaaaaaacaatataaaaaaaccttatatacatatacggtaataataatatataaatcaatattcctttattgatttaacaaTTGGATTAGTTGGTTAGTTGGTTGGTTTGTTGGTTGATGGGTTGATGGGTTGATGGGTTGATGGGTTGATAATTAGCGTTATCTCCGCCCAAATATGGtatagaatagaatagaatagaatagaCCTTTGTTATCtttgttattatcaatatttacaatttaCGAATTCTTTTCCCAGAGTCATACATATACTGTATTGTATTATAGTTTAATAAGTCAAGGTCATCTCTTTATTACTAGTACACTAGTACACTAGTACTAGTACTATTATTTTCCTTGATAATCCGAGGTTGAAGAGAgaatgtgtgtgtgtgtgtctgtgtgtgtgtgtgatTCAAAGATACAACTTATCAACAACTCTATAGGAATCAATTTTCCAAGTTCTGGGGAGGGCGatcaaccaaaaaaaaaaaaaaaagacagaGCCAATGTTTGGTTTCTAATATTAGAGAGGATCAACTTGCCTTAGCTTTTGTCTTGCCTTGCCTTGTCAACAATTCTTTTCATTCCCATTCCATTCTCTTGAGATTTACAATATATGTCACTAACACACCTTAAATCTGTTACAAtactaaaaataaacaaatttttgttcttttaaTTATCCAAGATATTACACCCCCCACTCCCACCCCCAATTCCCTCTAGCCAACCTTTTAACATCGTgcttcttgtttttttttttttatttatttatttaacgTCATTCAAAACacatattattatcatccTGTTCATGCACACccatatacatatatacatatatatgtgtgtctgatttt is a window from the Candida dubliniensis CD36 chromosome 4, complete sequence genome containing:
- a CDS encoding uncharacterized protein (conserved hypothetical protein;~possibly Candida-specific) — its product is MEQFYISSYIKFIWIIVSHNNSFQQSIKSFQHFNNKYGKFIQKLILNSQLSSTNLMISLYYLYKHYHINNVLLHKHDYHHHHSSAQEESFKEDNDLFNSMLIYNVIISLVLSNKSFDDQSYTLKTWLIIIDNTNANTNTNTLNNNNTNNNTINNTSNKSLINIDLKLLNHLENYFLSSLNFKLSFIDISINHQFWKILSNCKIFRINQTILNKFKQLVMITNTNTNTNTNTTTPTINNTTTITPTVPTTTTTTTTNQLNNVNYKNNIVLSPLPTTPISSSMVSTNIRFATSTTTTTITTNNNYKVVGNNGNNGNNCYNNNIITPFTNYSSTPAVHINGHNHNHNHNHNHSHNLSHNHGKSISSISISKNNKNNNNFSSPLNNISTFSSPLNYPLTPSTPCYDDTNNNNNSSSSGYPYGCMKKRRIMSNNNNNNNNNYNSNCQIKSHYYLPSYQPQPKPQPKPQPQQQPQQQQQIMLLPSQEFTFTQPIQYQYQYQYQYQYQYQYQYPLPLPLPQQQQNLPTMPIQTVPPPSSSSSIQYVSSIPFTNNNNNCNYNSLINGMSIGGIGTNSIISTGGDSGVAAPTFQKPMVMMMPYYPLQQPQPQPQQQFNLF